One region of Tistrella mobilis genomic DNA includes:
- a CDS encoding NAD(P)H-dependent flavin oxidoreductase, protein MNADAPALRSAPGEGAAGRAAGRVGAALPVFQAGMGGIAGPRLVAAVAEAGGAGIVGLYKHPPQEITALIAETAGLTGRAFGINLVPEVVSEAVLVDQVRAVLAAPAETPPFVSFYGLPPRAAITPARDVGREVIVQIGSVFDAVEAVNRGATQLIIQGHEAGGHHLSRRPMTDLVAALVERLPAIPVIAAGGISSGDAAAAAAAAGADAVLAGTAFICAAESAAHDVYRAKVMAARAADTVVSDRFEIGWPGRPHRVLRNAVTEAAVPPEPAFIGRTVLFGRPYPVPRGSAAVPTIHSSGRIEEMALYCGTGCDAVTRIEPAAAIVARLATGFAAGRNAAATDLTVAAAPVTMRAG, encoded by the coding sequence GTGAACGCCGATGCTCCGGCCCTCCGGTCCGCCCCCGGTGAGGGGGCGGCCGGACGGGCAGCCGGCAGGGTCGGGGCAGCCCTGCCGGTCTTCCAGGCGGGGATGGGCGGTATCGCCGGGCCGCGGCTGGTTGCAGCCGTAGCCGAGGCCGGCGGCGCCGGCATCGTCGGGCTCTACAAGCATCCGCCGCAGGAGATCACGGCCCTGATCGCCGAGACGGCCGGGCTGACCGGGCGTGCCTTCGGTATCAATCTGGTGCCCGAGGTCGTCTCGGAAGCGGTGCTGGTCGATCAGGTACGGGCAGTGCTGGCGGCACCGGCAGAGACGCCGCCCTTCGTCAGCTTCTATGGCCTGCCGCCCCGGGCGGCGATCACACCCGCACGCGATGTCGGGCGCGAGGTGATCGTGCAGATCGGCAGCGTGTTCGATGCGGTGGAGGCGGTGAACCGCGGCGCCACCCAGCTGATCATCCAGGGTCACGAGGCGGGCGGCCACCATCTGTCGCGCCGGCCGATGACCGATCTGGTCGCAGCCCTGGTCGAACGCCTGCCCGCGATCCCGGTGATTGCGGCAGGTGGCATCTCCTCGGGTGACGCGGCGGCGGCCGCCGCCGCGGCCGGCGCCGATGCGGTGCTTGCCGGCACGGCCTTCATCTGCGCGGCGGAAAGTGCGGCGCATGATGTCTACCGCGCAAAGGTGATGGCGGCTCGCGCGGCAGATACCGTCGTCAGCGACCGCTTCGAAATCGGCTGGCCCGGCCGGCCGCACCGGGTGCTGCGCAATGCGGTGACCGAGGCGGCAGTGCCACCCGAGCCTGCCTTCATCGGCCGCACGGTCCTGTTCGGCCGGCCCTATCCGGTACCGCGCGGCTCTGCGGCCGTGCCGACCATCCACAGCTCGGGCCGGATCGAGGAAATGGCGCTCTATTGCGGCACGGGGTGCGATGCCGTTACCCGGATCGAGCCCGCCGCTGCCATCGTCGCCCGTCTGGCCACAGGTTTCGCGGCCGGCCGCAACGCGGCGGCGACGGACCTGACCGTTGCGGCTGCACCCGTCACGATGCGGGCCGGCTGA
- a CDS encoding class I SAM-dependent methyltransferase, with the protein MDIAFMTLSRLAFGYWEGQPLYAMAELGVFDALAEGPARAATLADRLAASTDGMVRLLDAGVALRLLTRDPETDGRYRNTEMATKLLTSGSPDTLIHWVRVMGRWSRPWSRLADAVRSGATVEDQGLRLGDDPAYMRDFILGMHEYARRGAAELPSALPLEGLRRGVDVGGGAGTYAIALANAAPALKLTVLDLAPVLDITRAMVDAHGLTGRIDTGVIDYRLDRFGEDLDLVLMSNVLHQESDMVCLSMLGRARDALRPGGRVVVQGHFVQPDRTGPLFATLHNLSALALWSGGHSRTLEEMAALAERSGFTGITTGPVGKSGLSMVTAVRP; encoded by the coding sequence ATGGACATCGCCTTCATGACCCTCAGCCGGCTCGCCTTCGGCTATTGGGAGGGACAGCCGCTTTATGCCATGGCCGAGCTTGGCGTCTTCGACGCCCTGGCCGAAGGGCCGGCGCGGGCGGCGACGCTCGCCGACCGGCTTGCCGCCTCGACCGACGGCATGGTCCGGCTGCTCGATGCCGGGGTGGCGCTCCGGCTGCTGACCCGTGACCCCGAGACCGATGGCCGCTATCGCAATACCGAGATGGCGACGAAGCTGCTGACCTCCGGTTCGCCCGATACCCTCATCCATTGGGTGCGGGTGATGGGCCGCTGGTCCCGGCCCTGGAGCCGGCTGGCCGATGCCGTGCGCAGCGGTGCCACGGTCGAGGATCAGGGCCTGCGACTGGGCGACGATCCCGCCTATATGCGCGACTTCATCCTGGGCATGCATGAATATGCCCGCCGCGGAGCGGCGGAACTGCCGTCCGCCCTTCCGCTTGAAGGGCTGCGGCGTGGGGTCGATGTCGGCGGTGGCGCCGGAACCTATGCGATCGCGCTCGCCAATGCGGCGCCGGCGCTGAAGCTGACCGTCCTCGACCTGGCCCCGGTGCTCGACATCACCCGGGCGATGGTCGATGCCCACGGCCTTACCGGCCGGATCGATACCGGGGTGATCGACTACCGCCTGGATCGTTTCGGCGAGGATCTGGACCTGGTGCTGATGTCGAATGTGCTGCATCAGGAAAGCGACATGGTCTGCCTGTCGATGCTCGGCCGCGCCCGCGATGCGCTCCGGCCCGGCGGGCGGGTGGTGGTGCAGGGGCATTTCGTCCAGCCCGACCGGACGGGGCCGCTCTTTGCCACCCTGCACAATCTTTCGGCGCTCGCGCTGTGGAGCGGCGGCCACAGCCGGACGTTGGAAGAGATGGCGGCACTCGCCGAACGCTCAGGCTTCACCGGGATCACCACCGGTCCGGTCGGCAAGTCCGGCCTGTCGATGGTGACCGCGGTCCGGCCCTGA
- a CDS encoding aldo/keto reductase: MMPTPLPTVPLGRGGPAVPVLGLGCMAMTGSYGARDGQEALRTIHHAADRGVTLIDTADMYGWGANEELVGRALAARPGLRAEVQIATKFGFVQPEGGGNLRGIDGRPERVPAALEASLRRLGTEVVDLWYLHRLDPDVPVEETVGAMAEEVRKGRVKQIGLSEVSAATLRKASGIHPIAAVQSEFSLVSREPENGLLAACAETGTSFVAYGALGRGLLAGAVGGGGLAADDGRKIYPRFAPENLARNADLAGRLAALAAERNTTPAALALAWVFSAGTPAAPVIALFGASRPSRVDDNLAALALQLTEEDRAAISAAVPPGLVAGERYAPDRMAAIDR; this comes from the coding sequence ATGATGCCCACCCCCCTGCCCACAGTCCCGCTCGGCCGCGGTGGCCCGGCCGTGCCGGTGCTGGGCCTGGGCTGCATGGCGATGACCGGCAGCTATGGCGCGCGCGACGGGCAAGAGGCCCTGCGCACCATCCACCATGCCGCAGACCGGGGCGTGACCCTGATCGACACGGCCGACATGTATGGCTGGGGCGCGAACGAGGAACTGGTCGGCCGGGCGCTCGCCGCCCGCCCCGGCCTGCGCGCAGAGGTGCAGATCGCGACCAAATTCGGCTTCGTACAGCCCGAGGGCGGCGGCAATCTCCGCGGCATCGACGGCCGGCCGGAACGGGTGCCGGCGGCGCTGGAGGCAAGCCTCCGCCGGCTGGGCACCGAGGTCGTCGACCTCTGGTATCTGCACCGGCTGGACCCGGATGTGCCGGTGGAAGAGACGGTCGGCGCCATGGCCGAAGAGGTCCGGAAGGGGCGGGTGAAACAGATCGGACTGAGTGAGGTTTCAGCCGCAACCCTTAGAAAAGCCTCAGGAATTCACCCGATCGCCGCGGTGCAGAGCGAGTTTTCCTTGGTCTCTCGCGAGCCCGAAAACGGCCTGCTCGCCGCCTGCGCCGAAACCGGCACCAGCTTCGTCGCCTATGGCGCGCTGGGCCGCGGCCTGCTCGCCGGGGCCGTCGGCGGCGGCGGGCTTGCGGCCGATGACGGCCGGAAGATCTACCCCCGCTTCGCGCCCGAAAACCTTGCCCGCAATGCCGATCTCGCCGGCCGGCTGGCGGCGCTGGCCGCGGAACGCAACACCACCCCCGCCGCCCTGGCGCTCGCCTGGGTGTTCTCTGCCGGCACCCCTGCCGCCCCGGTGATCGCCCTCTTCGGCGCCTCGCGGCCGTCGCGGGTCGACGACAATCTGGCGGCGCTGGCCCTGCAGCTGACGGAAGAGGACCGGGCGGCGATCAGTGCCGCTGTGCCGCCCGGCCTCGTTGCCGGGGAACGGTATGCCCCCGACCGTATGGCAGCCATTGATCGCTGA
- a CDS encoding SDR family oxidoreductase, translating to MFASGLLQGRRALITGGGSGLGLAIARRYAELGADLVLVGRRAAVLEAAAEGIRADHGVAVDCHSCDVRHADAVEAMMDQAFRSRPVDILVNSAAGNFLARSETLSPRAIDAVVDIVLKGGANVTLAAGRRWIAAGMPAAVLCILTQSALTGAPYKLPSAMAKAGVLAMIRSLAVEWGPAGIRLNGIAPGPFPTEGAFGRLRPAGTDLPPAEAGVALGRTGRPQELADLAAFLVSDGAGYITGEVLAIDGGRRLEGAAGPDLPALRSWTPDTWAALRNLGRQPATPAGEKETA from the coding sequence ATGTTCGCATCCGGGCTTCTTCAGGGCCGTCGGGCGCTGATCACCGGTGGCGGGTCGGGGCTGGGGCTCGCCATTGCGCGGCGCTATGCCGAACTCGGCGCCGATCTGGTGCTGGTGGGACGGCGGGCCGCCGTGCTGGAGGCGGCGGCAGAGGGTATCCGCGCCGATCACGGCGTGGCGGTCGACTGCCATTCCTGTGATGTCCGCCATGCCGATGCGGTCGAGGCGATGATGGACCAGGCCTTCCGGAGCCGGCCGGTCGACATCCTGGTCAATTCGGCCGCCGGCAATTTCCTGGCCCGGTCGGAGACGCTGTCGCCGCGGGCGATCGATGCGGTGGTCGATATCGTGCTCAAGGGCGGGGCCAATGTGACCCTCGCGGCCGGCCGGCGCTGGATCGCGGCCGGCATGCCGGCCGCGGTGCTGTGCATCCTGACCCAGTCGGCCCTGACCGGCGCGCCCTACAAACTGCCCTCGGCCATGGCCAAGGCGGGGGTGCTGGCGATGATCCGCTCGCTGGCGGTGGAATGGGGTCCGGCGGGGATCAGGCTGAACGGCATCGCCCCCGGCCCCTTCCCCACAGAAGGCGCCTTCGGCAGGTTGCGGCCCGCGGGCACCGACCTGCCGCCGGCCGAGGCCGGCGTCGCGCTGGGCCGCACCGGCAGGCCGCAGGAACTGGCGGATCTGGCCGCCTTCCTGGTTTCCGACGGCGCCGGCTATATTACCGGCGAGGTGCTGGCGATCGATGGCGGCCGGCGCCTGGAAGGTGCCGCCGGCCCCGATCTTCCCGCCCTGCGCAGCTGGACGCCCGACACCTGGGCGGCGCTGCGCAATCTTGGACGACAGCCCGCCACGCCGGCCGGCGAAAAGGAGACGGCATGA
- a CDS encoding TRAP transporter large permease, whose product MEVALPMMALVVLICIGMPIAYALGVTGAVGAAMAIGWIPTLGVLQTTPYRTAANFLLSTIPLFILMAELLARSSIVANLYRMCFLWIGHVRGGLALAAVVASTGFAALAGSSTAAAAAMARISVPEMRKYGYDDRLAVGTVAVAGTLSIMIPPSMGLIMYGVLTETSIGSLFMAGVIPGVLTAIAYATVILVWVKRRPEIAPAAPKASRQERMASILPVWPAAILVCLVLGGIYSGAITATEAAAVGAAGALVIGLGWGGLGRKEFGVALRHTLRSTAMIFAIIIGAMIFGYFLAATRAPQNLIDWVGTLPLPPWGILLVIIGIYLLLGFFIDQLAIIILTLPLTFPLVMSLGYDPIWFGIIVTKTAEIGLVTPPLGMNVFVASAAANTKVEVGFKGVMPFLVGEVIVLGLLIALPELSLYLPGLVAY is encoded by the coding sequence ATGGAAGTCGCCCTCCCCATGATGGCGCTGGTGGTGCTGATCTGTATCGGCATGCCCATCGCCTATGCGCTGGGTGTGACCGGCGCGGTCGGTGCCGCGATGGCGATCGGCTGGATCCCGACCCTCGGCGTGCTGCAGACCACGCCCTATCGCACCGCCGCCAATTTCCTGCTCTCGACCATCCCGCTGTTCATCCTGATGGCGGAGCTGCTGGCCCGGTCGTCGATCGTGGCCAATCTCTACCGGATGTGCTTCCTGTGGATCGGCCATGTCCGCGGCGGGCTGGCGCTGGCCGCCGTGGTCGCCTCCACCGGTTTTGCGGCGCTTGCCGGCTCCAGCACCGCGGCCGCGGCGGCGATGGCGCGGATCTCGGTGCCCGAGATGCGCAAATACGGCTATGACGACCGGCTGGCGGTCGGCACGGTCGCGGTGGCGGGCACGCTGTCGATCATGATCCCGCCCTCGATGGGGCTGATCATGTATGGCGTGCTGACCGAAACCTCGATCGGCAGCCTGTTCATGGCCGGCGTCATCCCCGGCGTCCTGACCGCCATCGCCTATGCCACCGTCATCCTGGTCTGGGTGAAGCGCCGGCCCGAAATTGCCCCCGCGGCGCCCAAGGCCAGCCGGCAGGAGCGCATGGCCTCGATCCTGCCGGTCTGGCCGGCGGCGATCCTGGTCTGCCTGGTGCTGGGCGGGATCTATTCGGGCGCCATCACCGCGACCGAAGCTGCCGCCGTGGGGGCGGCCGGCGCGCTGGTCATCGGCCTCGGCTGGGGCGGCCTGGGGCGGAAGGAATTCGGCGTGGCGCTGCGCCACACGCTACGCTCCACCGCCATGATCTTCGCGATCATCATCGGCGCGATGATCTTCGGCTATTTCCTGGCCGCCACCCGCGCGCCCCAGAACCTGATCGACTGGGTCGGCACCCTGCCGCTGCCGCCCTGGGGCATTCTGCTGGTGATCATCGGCATCTATCTGCTGCTCGGCTTCTTCATCGACCAGCTGGCGATCATCATCCTGACCCTGCCGCTGACCTTCCCGCTGGTCATGTCGCTGGGTTACGACCCGATCTGGTTTGGCATCATCGTGACCAAGACCGCCGAAATCGGGCTGGTGACGCCACCGCTGGGCATGAACGTCTTCGTGGCCTCGGCCGCCGCCAATACCAAGGTCGAGGTGGGCTTCAAGGGGGTGATGCCCTTCCTGGTGGGCGAGGTGATCGTGCTGGGGCTGCTGATCGCGCTGCCGGAGCTGAGCCTGTATCTGCCGGGGCTGGTGGCGTATTGA
- a CDS encoding TRAP transporter small permease subunit: MRLIDRAVSHLETLLDGAAMAALILMMVLTVADAGGRYLFASPVTAAYEITEFYLMMAVVFFGLAGTERVDGHVRVDILLNLMPVRLRLGLDVIYMIAAALLFGAIAWKAGDTAWMNFKANRWTGGAMPLPTAPSWALVAIGSALLALRLTLRGIALVPHVVDGRMPVLPHDAPADEAMPQAPADAGPTVPAGDHLPRTN; the protein is encoded by the coding sequence ATGAGACTGATCGACCGCGCGGTCAGCCATCTGGAAACCCTGCTCGACGGCGCCGCGATGGCGGCGCTTATCCTGATGATGGTGCTGACGGTGGCAGATGCCGGCGGCCGCTATCTGTTCGCCTCGCCGGTGACGGCGGCTTACGAGATCACCGAATTCTATCTGATGATGGCCGTGGTGTTCTTCGGCCTGGCCGGCACCGAACGGGTCGACGGCCATGTCCGGGTCGACATCCTGCTGAACCTGATGCCGGTGCGGCTGCGGCTCGGCCTGGACGTGATCTACATGATCGCGGCCGCCCTGCTGTTCGGCGCCATCGCCTGGAAGGCCGGCGACACCGCCTGGATGAACTTCAAGGCCAATCGCTGGACGGGCGGCGCCATGCCGCTGCCGACGGCGCCCAGCTGGGCGCTGGTGGCGATCGGCTCGGCGCTGCTGGCGCTGCGCCTGACACTGCGCGGGATCGCGCTGGTGCCGCATGTGGTGGACGGGCGTATGCCGGTGCTGCCCCATGACGCGCCGGCCGACGAGGCGATGCCCCAGGCCCCGGCAGATGCCGGGCCGACGGTGCCGGCGGGCGACCACCTGCCCCGGACGAATTGA
- the dctP gene encoding TRAP transporter substrate-binding protein DctP, producing the protein MSSWTRRLAGAATFVAAAVALTTGPAAAEDPITLRVAHSYPTRHTGAIAMEYWGKLVDEQSNGRLKFEIYPAEQLAKSSDLLDAAINGISDISYAAPLYISDRLPLSTVSAIPLVGNKSDPREQGAAYSELALGTLNEVEYVPQGVRVIQASVTHAYQLMTTKTKILTPDQLKGVKLRSSGGIQERSVEALGAIAVAIPAPDLYPALQRGTVDGSLFNIPTAGGYKLEEQLRYSTSNLNFGLFPTLYVINENVWQKLPKDLQDLLIKTGKEMDEYVQKLYVERAETFAADLKKRGGEVYAIPASGVPVWAGKLKPVQAAWVKDYDGRGLPGTRVFHEWEELMTSR; encoded by the coding sequence TGACCACCGGCCCTGCTGCCGCAGAGGATCCGATCACGCTGCGCGTCGCCCATTCCTACCCGACCCGCCACACCGGCGCGATCGCGATGGAATACTGGGGCAAGCTGGTTGACGAACAGTCGAACGGCCGTCTGAAGTTCGAGATCTATCCCGCTGAACAGCTTGCGAAATCATCCGATCTTCTGGATGCCGCGATCAACGGCATCTCGGACATTTCTTATGCGGCGCCGCTCTATATCTCCGACCGCCTGCCGCTGTCGACGGTCTCGGCCATCCCGCTGGTCGGCAACAAATCGGACCCGCGCGAACAGGGTGCCGCCTATTCCGAACTCGCCCTCGGCACGCTGAACGAGGTGGAATACGTTCCCCAGGGCGTGCGGGTGATCCAGGCCTCCGTCACCCATGCCTATCAGCTGATGACCACCAAGACCAAGATCCTGACGCCCGACCAGTTGAAGGGCGTGAAGCTGCGCTCGTCGGGCGGCATTCAGGAACGCAGTGTCGAGGCGCTGGGCGCCATCGCGGTCGCCATCCCGGCGCCGGACCTGTATCCCGCACTTCAGCGCGGCACGGTCGACGGCTCGCTGTTCAACATCCCGACCGCCGGCGGCTACAAGCTGGAAGAACAGCTGCGCTATTCGACCAGCAACCTGAATTTCGGCCTGTTCCCGACGCTCTATGTGATCAACGAAAACGTCTGGCAGAAGCTGCCCAAGGATCTCCAGGACCTGCTGATCAAGACCGGCAAGGAGATGGATGAATACGTCCAGAAGCTTTATGTCGAGCGCGCCGAGACCTTCGCGGCCGACCTGAAAAAGCGGGGTGGCGAGGTCTATGCCATCCCGGCCTCGGGCGTGCCGGTCTGGGCCGGCAAGCTGAAGCCGGTTCAGGCCGCCTGGGTGAAGGATTATGACGGCCGCGGCCTGCCCGGAACCCGCGTCTTCCACGAATGGGAAGAGCTGATGACCAGCCGCTGA